In the genome of Streptomyces sp. Tu 3180, the window GGGGGCCGACGACCACGAAGGACAGACCTTCGAGGAGGTGCTCGCCGCCGTCAGGCCGATCATCGCGGCGGTCGACGTCCCCGTGTCCGTGGACCTGGAGGCCGGGTACGGGCAGAAGCCCGCGGATCTCGTCGCCGGGCTCATCGAGGCCGGCGGCGTCGGTCTCAACATCGAGGACACCGTCCACTCGGACGGTGGCCGTGTGCGCAGCACGCAGGAGCACGCGAGCTACGTCGCCGGCCTGCGCACGGCGGCCGACGACGCGGGCGTCCCGGTCTGGGTGAACGGGCGCACCGACCTCTTCATGCACGCGCAGGACGCTTCCGGCGTCCTCGACGAGGCGATCGAACGACTGCGGGCCCTGGAGGAGGCCGGCGCCGACAGTCTCTACCCGGTGGGTATCCAGGACGACGACGACCTGCTCGCGGCGGTGACCGGCGCCGTCACCGTTCCCGTGAACTCCACGGCCCATCCCGTCAGGCACGATCTTGAGCGCTTCCGCCGTCTCGGCGTGGGCCGGATCACCTACGGCCCGCTGCTGCAATTCGCCATGGCGGACACGATGAAGGACATGCTCAAGCCGTGGGCGCACTGAGGAGTTGACCGGGCGACGGGGCCGGCCGCCTGCGTCCGTCACCTCACGGCCGGGGTGACGCGCGCACTTGCGGGATTCGCTCGCACCGAACGGGGCTTCCCGGGCCGCCGTTGCCGGCCTCGACGGACGACAGCGGCCGCCCGGCCTTCGGTGCGGTGTGGTGTGGTTGTGCCATGGGC includes:
- a CDS encoding isocitrate lyase/phosphoenolpyruvate mutase family protein is translated as MDSHTTVERAQRLKQLHAQYKPLVLPTVWDVWSARTAVAAGFPALTVGSHPLADSRGADDHEGQTFEEVLAAVRPIIAAVDVPVSVDLEAGYGQKPADLVAGLIEAGGVGLNIEDTVHSDGGRVRSTQEHASYVAGLRTAADDAGVPVWVNGRTDLFMHAQDASGVLDEAIERLRALEEAGADSLYPVGIQDDDDLLAAVTGAVTVPVNSTAHPVRHDLERFRRLGVGRITYGPLLQFAMADTMKDMLKPWAH